In Girardinichthys multiradiatus isolate DD_20200921_A chromosome 10, DD_fGirMul_XY1, whole genome shotgun sequence, the sequence actatttaaagctTGCTTGCCACTGCTGTTTCTTCTCTGTGGGTAGATTGTGGCTCATGGTATGAAGGCCAGAGGGTCAGGTGGCTCCATTGTAAATGTATCCAGCCAGGCTTCTCAGCGTGCTCTGAGAGACCACGCTGTATATTGTAAGTAACAGGTGGGCAGAAACCATTCATCCTGAGGTTTCAAGGTTCACTTTCTTCTCTTTAACTTTGAAGAAACAAACATAAGAAATAATTTGTTCCAGTAAGAGCTGCTGTGTCTTTTTCTGCCTTGCTCAGGTTCCACAAAGGGGGCCCTGGACATGCTGACTAAAGTGATGGCACTAGAGCTCGGGCCCTATCAGGTATTTCTTTTCTCAAACTTTCAGTTGGTATCCCAGAGCAAAATGTCTCTCTATCTACTGACATCATTCGGATCCAGCAGATCTGTTTCTGGAGTTTTTGCAGCTGGTTCTTGACTCATATTCTAGGAAGAACTTTTTTCTGGTACGTCGTCCAAGAAATATGAAGTGGGTGTGCTATGATGGGACAGACCTATAAAGACTTCCTGGAGGTTCTGCGAAAGTTCTTATCAAATGAAGATGATGAAAGGATGAAGCATCAAGCTGGTGCTCTGGCTGTAGAAAACCAAACCGGTTCTTTATTGTCCTCTGTTGTGCGATCAGATCCGTGTGAACAGCGTGAATCCTACAGCTGTTATGACGGAGATGGGTCAACTGGGCTGGAGTGACCCAGAGAAAGCCAGGACCATGACGTCCCGCATCCCCCTTGGCCGCTTTGCAGGTCAGATACTATAGGTCATATGTTTGTCATCTGATCACTCGTGTTTTCTCAGGGACCTATGCTCATCTGTGCATGATTCAGCCGATGTTAAGCAGGGCTAGAGTGGGACTCAGAGTTTATGTTGGCAACCACCTAAAATGCCTAAAATAATACCTTACTATCTAAGAATCGTCCTTATCATTaagtcttgtgttttttttttctaaatatttagaaATTTTACTTGTTAAAAAGTGACTTATACTTAAAATATAAAGGTGTTtataaaactttacaaatgaGTTAGAGCACATCTTTACCATTTACTGCATCGCAGCAATGTCATTGCTGGTGTAATCTGTCCTCAGTATCCAGACAGAAATCATCTGAAGCTgcattacaagaaaaaaaaaacaatctgtaaCTCAACTCATGGTAAAATGTTCAGCCATGCTTGTTTCCATCCTGCCTCCTCtcagtgttttgtttattaacCTGACACTGTGAGTTAAACAGGCTAATCAGTTGACAGTAATATATTATGTAGCTATTAATGGTTAATGTGATTGTTAACACTGATTAATATCTGGTTTGTGCATACCAGAAGTAAGATCTCTGCACACATTACTTTAACCTTGCTCTGTTTCTGACAACACATAGGAAACTGTTTTAAACTACATTTTTAGCTCAAATTGGCCATCGTAAGTACGTTTTCTGACCAAACTAAGTCGGACTTGCAGCTGGAACCAGATAATTACTGACATTATATAAAGGATAAATATTGTTTTCCCTCTCTGACATTTTAATCCAGGCATTAACACACATTTACATCCATTTCCAAATATTTTGTaggattatattttaaacaggaTGACAttcaccttttcagctctgtccACTAATATGTTTTCTGAGACTGAGATCGGgatttgtgatggccactccagaACACTAACTTTGTTGTCCTTCAGCCACTTTGTAGCTAATCGGGTGGTATGCTGAGggacattgtccatttggaagacccatttgggTCCAAgttttaacttcctggctgatgtcttgagatgctgctttaatatttccacataatgtttggTCATCgtgatgttatttattttgtgaaggacAGTGTCTGTGGTGTTGCCTTAAGATACATCCACAGAAGGGGCTCTATTTAACTCAGATGTGAGGAAAAATGTCACTTATCTTCTTATTcggtgtatgtaaatatctggtttttaAGCTATCATTTCTTACATTTAACAAAGTCTAATACATGAATAAATTGCATATTCATCATAATGCACTTCACCACAATATTCACTTAGTGAGCAGAACGGTCCACTTTGATACAAAGCTTTTAAGGCTGTTGCTTTGTTCTGGCTTCTCTCTATCAGCCAATTGGGTTGGCTGCTGCTTTTGTTGCTAAGAGACTATGAATCCAGAGAAGTGTGTCATTTCTATGCATGCCTTTTTTCCAAAGCATGTACTCATATCATACAAACTATGTCATATGGCACCAGCTGGCATCATACAGTGTCTTCTTAGCTCCCTGCTGCACATTCACTTACCAGAACCTTAATAAAATAGACAGAATGGCATATCTGAAGGAAAAATGTTCAAGGCTTCTGTTCAGTTAGTGACACCATCTTGGCTTGCTTTTATTATCCATCTCCTGGGGCATCTGTGGAACTGGGTAACTGAGAGGTCTACTGCAGTTTGATGTTCCTGGAATAACTGCCAGTAGGCttctgtgattggctgatagCAGTCCCATAGAGGTGGCTGCACAGTTTGTTGGGTCTGTAAGTTAAAGCCACAGGTGAATGCAGCCTCCTCAAACTGATGGTGTTGTGCAGCAGTTTTCATTTACCCATCTTCACTTTGTCATAATCATGGGATGAAGAAGAGGGCTGGGTAACCCTCCTGGGTTACTTCTGCAGAAATACTTTCTGAAGCAGTTTGTGAAGCTTGCTGGGAGCTCAAGTCTCTCTTTCTGTGTGCAGAGGTGGAGGACGTGGTTAACAGTATTTTGTTCCTGCTGAGTGATAAGAGCAACATGACTAATGGAGTGACCCTGCCAGTGGATGGAGGCTTCCTCACCTGCTAACCTCACAGAGGTCACATCAGCATGAGGTCTACCTGATCAGAGAAAGAGGAAGTCTCTTCTACCTCCCAAACATTCATCCTGTGTCCTAAATAAACCATTCATTCTCAATGTAGGATTATAGTTTCTTCTCTTTTGTGTGACGTTGAACACCAGGAAATTATATTCAAGACTTGCATGTAGATGCCAATAAAGCAGAATATCATAGAAACattgttttctgtgtaaacTTTAGAATTTATGAGATGgtaaattttggattttttaccTTAGCCGTAAGCCAAAAtcacaaaatgaacagaaataaaggacTGAATATCACTGTGTGGAAGGGGCTGACATACATTATGATTGATACTCTATTTAGATGCACctgtaatgtgttttattcagtaggCATGTACAAAACTTTACATAAACTATAAAATcaggacaacattccctcatttagcaaaacattttgctgctgtaattggaagctatttgtaaaagaaacatggtaaaataaatataaaatctatattttttcCCTGGCATAAAATGATTAGCAAATGACAGTATAGTTGTCTCATGAGCTCAGGTGAAGCTGTGAAAGAGTCTCTAGGTCTAACAAGCAAATTGGTGTCGCCAATGCGAGGTTGTCACTGCTGTGCATCAAAATGACCTCAGAAACAA encodes:
- the dcxr gene encoding L-xylulose reductase, which encodes MEISFAGKAALVTGAGKGIGRATALALARYGAQVTAVTRTQADLDSLVQECASIIPVCVDLADWATTEAVLRDIGRIDLLVNNAACAKLQPFLEVTPDQFDQSFNVNVKAVLHVSQIVAHGMKARGSGGSIVNVSSQASQRALRDHAVYCSTKGALDMLTKVMALELGPYQIRVNSVNPTAVMTEMGQLGWSDPEKARTMTSRIPLGRFAEVEDVVNSILFLLSDKSNMTNGVTLPVDGGFLTC